The Glycine soja cultivar W05 chromosome 6, ASM419377v2, whole genome shotgun sequence genome has a window encoding:
- the LOC114414252 gene encoding transcription factor MYB41-like, with amino-acid sequence MGRAPCCDENGLKKGPWTPEEDLKLTNYIQIHGPGNWRSLPKNAGLRRCGKSCRLRWTNYLRPDIKRGRFSLEEEDVIIQLHSILGNKWSAIAARLPGRTDNEIKNYWNTHIRKRLLRMGIDPVTHTPRLDLLDMSSILRSMLGNPSLLNMQGLLGAQVLMNQGLLKLASTASLLSTINNDENPNLASQNFVHSQVATTPPSLDSTQFQFQMPTNQTNNVEVEGFLGTVTNLSCSSSPSGDDKINLVLQQKNQVDLLGNHDVLVHSLYNAKNQNMGCDSVMRTPVSSPNRLNSSSNYVKSGTEEERESFCSDLFEFEIPESLDFADIFCNVPYTPIN; translated from the exons ATGGGAAGAGCTCCTTGTTGTGAcgagaatggactcaagaagggTCCATGGACACCAGAGGAAGACCTTAAACTCACCAACTACATTCAGATTCATGGACCAGGCAATTGGCGATCCCTCCCTAAAAATGCTG GCCTACGAAGGTGTGGCAAGAGTTGCCGCCTTCGATGGACAAATTACCTGAGACCCGATATAAAGAGAGGAAGATTCTCcttagaagaagaagatgttATCATTCAGTTGCACAGTATCTTGGGAAACAA ATGGTCAGCTATAGCAGCTAGGTTGCCAGGAAGAACTGACAACGAAATAAAGAACTATTGGAACACCCACATTAGGAAGAGGCTACTTCGAATGGGAATTGACCCAGTCACACATACCCCACGCCTTGACCTACTTGACATGTCCTCTATTTTAAGGTCAATGTTGGGTAACCCCTCCCTTTTGAACATGCAAGGCTTATTAGGTGCACAAGTTTTGATGAACCAAGGGTTGTTAAAGCTGGCTTCCACAGCCTCTCTTCTATCAACAATTAACAATGATGAAAACCCAAATTTGGCTTCACAGAATTTTGTACATAGCCAAGTTGCTACCACCCCACCATCATTAGACTCAACTcagtttcaatttcaaatgCCAACTAATCAGACAAACAATGTGGAAGTGGAAGGATTCTTGGGCACCGTGACGAACTTGAGCTGTTCAAGTTCTCCTTCGGGTGATGATAAGATTAACCTTGTTTTGCAACAAAAAAACCAAGTTGATTTGTTAGGGAACCATGATGTTTTGGTGCACTCTCTTTACAATGCAAAAAACCAAAATATGGGGTGTGATTCAGTTATGCGTACGCCTGTGTCAAGTCCAAACCGGTTGAACTCATCATCCAACTATGTGAAAAGTGGCACGGAGGAAGAGAGGGAGAGCTTTTGCAGTGACTTGTTCGAGTTTGAAATTCCAGAGAGTTTGGACTTTGCTGATATTTTTTGCAATGTCCCATATACACCAATAAATTGA
- the LOC114417266 gene encoding uncharacterized GPI-anchored protein At4g28100-like, translated as MQSFPSTLACFTFSTSLVLVLLLFLLPFSRAGLLSEPVSDPNQPLEPGSNTVPAFPVQTQALTCRLDLSDELFGGVKDACGKDLDRSRCCPVLAAWLFAAHARTALDVSAAPPPSSGDLPMMPDDSQKCVNSLQDSLLSRNIRIPQSNATCDAILCFCGIRLHQITSLTCNAAFNVSLSHRNATPTAAVRNLENNCRNSSYAGCTKCLGALQKVKGYKNETKGSDRVKKMFNRDCQLMGLTWLLAKNKTAYIPTVSAVLRAMMYSAHPHESKCSPDQENMPLAVDSLQFESGHAPSRPSKFCVTILPLLVLLFSAFVV; from the exons ATGCAATCATTCCCCTCCACTCTCGCATGCTTTACTTTTTCAACGTCACTAGTACTAGTACTACTCTTATTTCTACTACCTTTTTCTCGGGCCGGTTTACTCTCCGAACCGGTAAGCGACCCCAACCAGCCACTCGAACCGGGCTCCAACACGGTCCCTGCCTTCCCCGTCCAGACCCAGGCCCTCACCTGCCGCCTCGACCTCTCCGACGAGCTATTCGGCGGAGTCAAGGACGCCTGCGGCAAAGACCTCGACCGGAGCCGCTGCTGCCCCGTCCTCGCCGCCTGGCTCTTCGCCGCCCACGCCCGCACCGCCCTCGACGTCTCCGCCGCCCCGCCTCCATCCTCCGGCGACCTTCCGATGATGCCCGACGACTCACAAAAATGCGTCAACTCGCTCCAGGACTCGCTTCTCTCCCGCAACATACGAATCCCTCAGTCCAACGCCACGTGCGACGCCATTCTCTGCTTCTGCGGCATCAGGCTCCACCAAATCACGTCGCTGACTTGCAACGCTGCGTTTAACGTCTCGCTTTCTCACAGAAACGCCACTCCAACCGCCGCGGTTCGCAACCTGGAGAATAATTGTCGTAACTCCTCTTACGCTGGTTGCACTAAATGCCTCGGTGCCCTACAAAAG GTGAAGGGGTATAAAAATGAGACGAAGGGAAGTGATAGAGTGAAGAAAATGTTCAACCGGGACTGTCAATTGATGGGGTTAACGTGGCTTCTTGCAAAGAACAAAACGGCGTACATACCCACCGTTTCGGCGGTGCTGCGTGCGATGATGTACAGTGCGCACCCTCACGAGTCCAAGTGTAGTCCCGACCAGGAGAACATGCCGCTGGCCGTTGATTCGCTTCAGTTCGAGAGCGGCCACGCGCCATCGCGGCCGTCCAAGTTTTGCGTGACGATTTTGCCCCTCTTGGTTCTCTTATTTTCCGCTTTTGTTGTGTAG